One window from the genome of Carcharodon carcharias isolate sCarCar2 chromosome 9, sCarCar2.pri, whole genome shotgun sequence encodes:
- the LOC121282032 gene encoding NADH-cytochrome b5 reductase 3-like isoform X1 → MAYSLMYTNVQLSLNPEAAAQDALFINSSSRLRGYSYLPCSSRPQTSGVLFAIGAVFVTTVGVIVGHYVLSKKKKSAITLKDANEKYPLRLIDKEIVSHDTRRFRFALPSADHILGLPVGKHVYLSARIDGNLVVRPYTPVTSDDDKGYVDLVVKIYFKGVHPKFPEGGKMSQYLEDLKVGDTIHFRGPGGLLTYKGKGEFAIQPDKKSSPETKYVKKLGMIAGGSGITPMLQLIRAIMKDHEDPTMCYLLFANQTEKDILLRDDLEEIQAQYSDRFRLWYTVDKAPEGWDFSEGFLNSDMIKEHLPAPADDVLILMCGPPPMIQFACNPNLDKLGYGQGTRFIY, encoded by the exons ATGTACACAAACGTGCAGTTAAGCTTAAATCCAGAAGCTGCTGCCCAAGATGCACTGTTCATTAATTCTTCAAGCCGGTTGAGGGGATACAGTTACTTGCCCTGTTCAAGCAGGCCCCAG ACCTCCGGAGTGCTTTTTGCAATTGGTGCCGTTTTCGTAACAACAGTTGGAGTTATTGTGGGGCACTATGTTTTGTCCAAAAAAAAGAAATCTGCAATCACATTGAAAGACGCCAATGAGAAGTATCCACTGCGGCTAATAGATAAAGAG ATTGTGAGTCATGACACCAGGCGGTTTCGCTTTGCTCTTCCTTCAGCCGATCATATTCTTGGTTTGCCTGTTG GAAAACATGTGTATCTCTCTGCAAGAATTGATGGAAACCTTGTTGTCCGACCATATACTCCAGTTACTAGTGATGATGACAAAGGCTATGTGGATCTTGTTGTCAAG ATCTATTTTAAAGGTGTACATCCCAAATTCCCAGAAGGTGGTAAGATGTCTCAGTATCTGGAAGACCTGAAGGTTGGGGATACCATTCACTTCAGAGGGCCAGGTGGATTACTTACTTACAAAGGAAAAG GGGAATTTGCCATCCAGCCTGACAAGAAATCATCGCCAGAAACCAAGTATGTCAAAAAGCTTGGTATGATAGCAGGTGGATCTG GTATCACTCCAATGCTGCAGTTAATTCGTGCCATCATGAAAGATCATGAAGACCCAACTATGTGCTATTTACTTTTTGCAAATCAA ACTGAAAAGGACATTCTGCTTCGTGATGACTTGGAGGAAATTCAAGCTCAGTATTCTGATCGCTTTAGGCTGTGGTATACAGTGGATAAGGCTCCTGAAG GCTGGGATTTCAGTGAAGGCTTCTTGAATTCTGACATGATAAAGGAACACTTACCTGCACCTGCTGATGATGTCTTGATTCTCATGTGTGGCCCGCCCCCTATGATTCAGTTTGCATGCAACCCCAACTTGGACAAACTTGGATATGGACAAGGAACCCGCTTTATTTACTAA
- the LOC121282032 gene encoding NADH-cytochrome b5 reductase 3-like isoform X2 — MAYSLTSGVLFAIGAVFVTTVGVIVGHYVLSKKKKSAITLKDANEKYPLRLIDKEIVSHDTRRFRFALPSADHILGLPVGKHVYLSARIDGNLVVRPYTPVTSDDDKGYVDLVVKIYFKGVHPKFPEGGKMSQYLEDLKVGDTIHFRGPGGLLTYKGKGEFAIQPDKKSSPETKYVKKLGMIAGGSGITPMLQLIRAIMKDHEDPTMCYLLFANQTEKDILLRDDLEEIQAQYSDRFRLWYTVDKAPEGWDFSEGFLNSDMIKEHLPAPADDVLILMCGPPPMIQFACNPNLDKLGYGQGTRFIY; from the exons ACCTCCGGAGTGCTTTTTGCAATTGGTGCCGTTTTCGTAACAACAGTTGGAGTTATTGTGGGGCACTATGTTTTGTCCAAAAAAAAGAAATCTGCAATCACATTGAAAGACGCCAATGAGAAGTATCCACTGCGGCTAATAGATAAAGAG ATTGTGAGTCATGACACCAGGCGGTTTCGCTTTGCTCTTCCTTCAGCCGATCATATTCTTGGTTTGCCTGTTG GAAAACATGTGTATCTCTCTGCAAGAATTGATGGAAACCTTGTTGTCCGACCATATACTCCAGTTACTAGTGATGATGACAAAGGCTATGTGGATCTTGTTGTCAAG ATCTATTTTAAAGGTGTACATCCCAAATTCCCAGAAGGTGGTAAGATGTCTCAGTATCTGGAAGACCTGAAGGTTGGGGATACCATTCACTTCAGAGGGCCAGGTGGATTACTTACTTACAAAGGAAAAG GGGAATTTGCCATCCAGCCTGACAAGAAATCATCGCCAGAAACCAAGTATGTCAAAAAGCTTGGTATGATAGCAGGTGGATCTG GTATCACTCCAATGCTGCAGTTAATTCGTGCCATCATGAAAGATCATGAAGACCCAACTATGTGCTATTTACTTTTTGCAAATCAA ACTGAAAAGGACATTCTGCTTCGTGATGACTTGGAGGAAATTCAAGCTCAGTATTCTGATCGCTTTAGGCTGTGGTATACAGTGGATAAGGCTCCTGAAG GCTGGGATTTCAGTGAAGGCTTCTTGAATTCTGACATGATAAAGGAACACTTACCTGCACCTGCTGATGATGTCTTGATTCTCATGTGTGGCCCGCCCCCTATGATTCAGTTTGCATGCAACCCCAACTTGGACAAACTTGGATATGGACAAGGAACCCGCTTTATTTACTAA
- the LOC121282032 gene encoding NADH-cytochrome b5 reductase 3-like isoform X3, giving the protein MTSGVLFAIGAVFVTTVGVIVGHYVLSKKKKSAITLKDANEKYPLRLIDKEIVSHDTRRFRFALPSADHILGLPVGKHVYLSARIDGNLVVRPYTPVTSDDDKGYVDLVVKIYFKGVHPKFPEGGKMSQYLEDLKVGDTIHFRGPGGLLTYKGKGEFAIQPDKKSSPETKYVKKLGMIAGGSGITPMLQLIRAIMKDHEDPTMCYLLFANQTEKDILLRDDLEEIQAQYSDRFRLWYTVDKAPEGWDFSEGFLNSDMIKEHLPAPADDVLILMCGPPPMIQFACNPNLDKLGYGQGTRFIY; this is encoded by the exons ACCTCCGGAGTGCTTTTTGCAATTGGTGCCGTTTTCGTAACAACAGTTGGAGTTATTGTGGGGCACTATGTTTTGTCCAAAAAAAAGAAATCTGCAATCACATTGAAAGACGCCAATGAGAAGTATCCACTGCGGCTAATAGATAAAGAG ATTGTGAGTCATGACACCAGGCGGTTTCGCTTTGCTCTTCCTTCAGCCGATCATATTCTTGGTTTGCCTGTTG GAAAACATGTGTATCTCTCTGCAAGAATTGATGGAAACCTTGTTGTCCGACCATATACTCCAGTTACTAGTGATGATGACAAAGGCTATGTGGATCTTGTTGTCAAG ATCTATTTTAAAGGTGTACATCCCAAATTCCCAGAAGGTGGTAAGATGTCTCAGTATCTGGAAGACCTGAAGGTTGGGGATACCATTCACTTCAGAGGGCCAGGTGGATTACTTACTTACAAAGGAAAAG GGGAATTTGCCATCCAGCCTGACAAGAAATCATCGCCAGAAACCAAGTATGTCAAAAAGCTTGGTATGATAGCAGGTGGATCTG GTATCACTCCAATGCTGCAGTTAATTCGTGCCATCATGAAAGATCATGAAGACCCAACTATGTGCTATTTACTTTTTGCAAATCAA ACTGAAAAGGACATTCTGCTTCGTGATGACTTGGAGGAAATTCAAGCTCAGTATTCTGATCGCTTTAGGCTGTGGTATACAGTGGATAAGGCTCCTGAAG GCTGGGATTTCAGTGAAGGCTTCTTGAATTCTGACATGATAAAGGAACACTTACCTGCACCTGCTGATGATGTCTTGATTCTCATGTGTGGCCCGCCCCCTATGATTCAGTTTGCATGCAACCCCAACTTGGACAAACTTGGATATGGACAAGGAACCCGCTTTATTTACTAA